In Aromatoleum aromaticum EbN1, the sequence GCAGGGCGCGCCCGAACAGATCGGATTCGCCGCGCAGATCGAGCAGTCCGGGAAGTCCGCTCACGCCGATGGCCGTTCCCACCGTGCCGTTGCGCCAAGCCCGCCCGAAGCTGTCGATGATCACCACCGCGACATCGACGCCGCAGCTCTCTCGCAGCGAGGCGCGAATCTGCCGGCAGGTGTCGTCGGGATCGAGCGGCAGCAACAGCGCGTGTTCCTCGCCCGGATCCTGGACGCCATCATGATCGACGTTCGACTGATCGATGCCGGCATTAGCCATCACCATGCCGAGGCGATGGGCGACAACGATCACGCCGGGGCAGGAGCGCACCACCTCGGTCGATTCGCGCAGGATGAGCTCGACCAGGCGCGGCTCCTTGCCCGTTGCAGCAGCCAGTTCCAGGGCCTGCGCCGACGGGGTGACGCTGCCGAGGGCAACCTGCCGGCATTCGGCCTTGGAGACGATCTTCTGTGCCAGCACGACGACATCGCCAGGCGCGAGCTCGGCATCCGATGCCGCCAAACCGCCCAGAATGATCTCCGTTAGATCGTCCCCGGGTTTCACCAGCGGAATGCCGGCCAGCGCCCGCAGGGACATCGCGGCAGGTTGCCTGGCCATCACATCACCTTGGCGTCCGGGATGCCGGTGATACGGATGCCGGCGCTGGGGACCTTATAGCGCTGGTTCAGAGCGATCAGCACCGAGGTGAGGCCCTCGGCCACGATGGAATTGGCCAGCACGCCGCCATTCCAGCCGCGCAGGCCGACAGCATGGACGAGCTTGATCACCTCGTCACTGGCGACCGGATCGTCGCTGCATACCAGCACGTCGCACTCGGTGACGTGGGAGAGATCCTTCAGGTGATGCGCGGAGACGTTCTGGAACGCCGACACCACGTGCACGTCGGCACCGAGCAGCTTCTGGATCGCCTCGACGGCGGAGCCGTTGTCGGGTAGCTGTACCCGGTTCACCTTGGGCGGCATGAGGGGGACCGTCACGTCGACCAGGATCTTGCCCTTCAGGGCGTCCTGCACCTCCATTATGGTTGTCCGTTGGGCGGCGTAGGGCACGCTCAGCACAGCGATCTCCGCTGCCGCCGCTGCCTCGCGGTTGCTGCCGCCGCGTACGCGGTCGATGCCCAGTTCCTTGTTCATGGCCGCGGCGGCCTCAATCGCCTTTTCGGCCGAGCGGCTACCGAGAAACACTGGATAGCCCCTGTGCGCCCAGCGGAACGCGAGTCCGCCGCCTTCCTTGCCGGTGCCTCCGAGAACGCCGATGACTGGGAGATTCTTCTTGGTGCTCATGCTTTGCTGTCCTTTTCCTTCGTTAACCAACAACGGTTTCCTCGCAGCGCCCCTGGCTCTTGCGCTTGGCCGGCGTCAGGATCAGCGGCGCGAGCGGGGCGGCCTCGAGGCCGCGTTGATGAATTTCCTCGGTGACCGCTTGATACAGTGTGTCGCGCTGGCGCGGAATGCGGCCAACGGAGCGGATGAGCGCCTCCATCACCTTCGGCGGCATCTCCTGGCCATGCTGCGTGCCGGCCGCACGCGAGATGCTTTCGTTCATGAGGGTGCCGCCGAGGTCGTTCGCGCCCGCCCTGAGCGCCGCGCGGACGCCTTCGTGGCCCAGCTTGCACCACGATGTCTGGATGTTGGTCACGAGCGGATACAGGGACAGTCGCGCGACGGCATGCATGAGCAGGACCTCGCGGAAGGTGGGTCCGCGCCGGGTGCGTCCCTTCAGCGCGATCGGCGCCTCCATGTGCACGAACGGCAGCGGCACGAACTCGGTGAAGCCGCCGGTCTTTTCCTGCAGCGAGCGGATGTGCAAGAGGTGGCGTGCCCAATGGCGCGGCATGTCCACGTGGCCGAACATGATCGTCGCGGTGGTCTTGAGGCCGACAGAGTGCGCCGTGCGCATGATCTCCAGCCATTCGGTGGTAGTGAGCTTGTCGGGACAAAGGACAGCGCGGACCTCGTCATCGAGGACCTCGGCCGCAGTGCCGGGGAGGGTGCTGAGGCCCTCGGCGCGCAACCGCATCAGGTAGCCGGCGACGGTGAGGCCCAGCGTGGCAGCGCCTTGCGCGATCTCCAGCGGCGAGAAGGCGTGGATGTGCATGTCGGGCACAGCCTTCTTTACCGCACGGCACAACGCGAGATAGGTGTCCCCGGTGTAGTGTGGATGGATGCCGCCCTGCATGCACACTTCAGTCGCTCCGCGCGCCCACGCCTCCTGCGTCCGGCGCACGACCTCGGAGTGGTCGAGGTCGTAGGGCGCCCCGCGCAGCGCCTCGTCAGTATTGCCCTTAGAGAACGCGCAAAAGCCGCATTTGTATGAGCAGATGTTCGTGTAGTTGATGTTGCGATTGACCGCGTAGGTGACTATATCGCCGTTCACCCACTGGCGCAGTTCATCAGCGGCAGAGCAGACGCGCTGGAAATCGACGTCGCGAGCGTGGAACAGAGTGACGATCTCGTCCTCGTCCAGTCCCTGGCCGTCCATCGCTCGGCGGATGATCGACTCGATGCGCGCATCTGCGGGGAGATTCGCAGCCGGAGTCGGCGGAACCGCCGCCGTCGTCCCGGGCGCCCACGCATCATCGCGCGCATAGCCGCAGGCATCGCTGAGTTGGAGTACGTGGTGCGCGACCGAGGCGTCCTGCCAGCGTGCCGTCTCGCGCACGTACTCGGGGTAGATCGGCAGCCGCCGGGCGAGGAGCTTGCCTTGGCTCGCGGTGGCTTGACGCAGACGCTCGATTCCGGGCCAGGGCGCCTCGGGGTTCACATGGTCGGGCGTCACCGGTGAGACGCCACCCCAGTCGTTAATGCCGGCCGAAATCAGGGCGGGGAAGGTCGCGGGGCTGAGATTGGGCGGCGCTTGGATGTTCATCTCCGGCCCGAAGATGATGCGGGCGGCCGCAATCGTCCATAAAAGGTCGTCGAGATCCGGCTCGCGGCTGTTCGCCATCAGCGTGCCCGACTTCGCGCGGAAATTCTGGATGATTATTTCCTGAATGTGCCCGTACTGCCGGTGCAGGACCTGCAGGGCGAGCAAGGAGTCGATGCGCTCCTCACGGGTTTCGCCGATTCCGATGAGGATTCCGCTGGTGAAGGGCACGGCCAACTCGCCGGCATGGCGGATAGTCTCCAGGCGCACGGCCGGGACTTTGTCGGGCGAACCATAGTGGGGCGCCCCGCGCTGGCACAGGCGGTCGGACAGGCTCTCCAGCATCAGGCCCTGCGATACCGACACCCGGCGCAGCGCGGCGATGCCGTTCCCGTCCATCACTCCCGCATTGACGTGGGGAAGCAGGCCGGTTTCGCGCAGAACCAAGTCACACATCTCGGCGAGATAGCCGAGAGTGGTCTCGTGTCCGAGACGGGCGAGCTCCTTGCGGGCGTGCGCAAAGCGCAGTTCCGGCTTGTCGCCAAGGGTGAACAGCGCCTCCGTACAGCCGGCCCGCTGACCGGTGCGCGCAATTTCTAAGACCTTTTCGGGCGAGAGATAGACTGCCTCCAGGCGGCTCGGCGGTCGCGAGAAGGTGCAGTAGTGGCAGACGTTCTGGCACAACTGCGTGAGCGGAATGAAGACCTTGGGTGACCAGGTCTGAATGCGGCCGTGGCCCTCGTCGCGCAGCGCAGCCGCCTGCGCCATCAGGGATTTGGGATCGGTCGCGAGGAGGGCGTCTCGTAATACGTCATTGGTTTGCCCATACGACCGCGATTCAAGGCTGTTGAAAGTGCTCACAGGAATGCTCCCAAAGTGCCTGCTCACATTACAAGTTGCTTTGTCGTCGCCCGCCACCGCCGGTAGCGGGCGATAGAATCAGGGGATCCCGAGCAACATCAAGTGCCGCAGACCGGACACGGTCGCAAGCTGCGTCGTGGCCACCCGGTCCGATTACAGATCATGAGGTGCACAGCCCCGATCAGATGAACTTCGCGGACATGTCGTACGCCTCGCGGAACCACACCCCCGGGGTATAGGCGTTGATCATCTTGCCGAAGTCCCAGTTCAGGGTCTTGTCGGGCACGATTCGGATCACTGCCCGCAGGGGGGTATGAATGGCGTCGAAGGCAACCTGACGCTGCTCTTCACCCTTCACCTCGGACCAGTACTTGTCGAGGATCGCCCAGTGGATCTCGCGCATGATGGGGTCGTCGGTGGACACCTCGGCGTGACCGATGACGAGGATCGCCTTTTGGTGACGGAGGTTGGCACCGTCGTTGTGAATGCAGACTGAGACCTTCGGGTTGTTTTCGAGATCCATTACCTTGTGGCGATGTTTGCGGATGCTGCTAACCCAGATCTCGCCGTTGCGCACGACATAGAACATCGGCGTGACGATCGGGAAGCCGTTCTTGTTGATGTGAGCCATTTCGCAATAGCAATTGTGCTCGAACAGTTTTTTGAACTCCTCCGGCTCCATCGGATAGTCCTTGCCGGCATTCACCGTTTCGAGCTTAACCGGATCAAAGACCGGAGTAGGGGCTTGTTGTTCCGTCGCGCTATCCGTCATCTATCTTCTCCTTTGGTGTTAAGAGCTTTGCGTTCGAGAGTGTGAAGGCCACGACCTTCGGTAATCAGGCTTCAGCTGGCCAGTGTCGTCCGGCCTGCGCGGGAACGGTGGGAGACTCCCAGAACTGCCCATCGCCGGCATTCGACATCGTGTGCAGCACCCTTGAAGCGATCCTAAATTATATTATGAGTGCGATCAATATATATTTTTGCCGGTGAAAAATGAACACGACCGCGGCCAGAAGGTCTCCCAGGGGGACGGCGCAGGGCACCGGGGCTCTACCTAAGCCGCGTGGACTGCAGTGGGCGAATCTAGCCGGAGGAGGCGGCCTTCCACCCTCATGGGTCCGCTAGAGGAACTGTGTGGGTGAGGGCCACGTTAAGTTATATTCGGGTAGTGTGCAACATATTGTAAATGCATCGCTGGTCTCCGTTTTTGCGCTCAGTCTCGGAGTGCACACCCCTCTCATTAGAGGGCTGGGGGGCATTTCAATGCAAAAATTTGCTGCACGAGGTCGAGTTGCCGCCGAACCGTCATAATTGATCAGAACGTAAGGCGGTAGCCGGCCGTCCGCTGTCCGACGGCCACTCGCGTCCGCGGGGGTGTGAGCGGGGACGAGTGAGTGCGGTGCCGTGCCTGACCGACACCCGCTTGCTAACCGAAAGGGGGACTTGGTCTGAGAAAATGTCTTGCTTTCGATCAGCGCAATGCGGAGAGCTAATCTCGTGCTGTATACTTTTATTGTCTATATAATATATAATCCAACGCGCTCAAGACAACGAAAATGCGAAAGACAACAAAAGTAACCCATGCAGAAATGGTGCGGATGGCCATCGAGCAAGACATTTTCAGCGGGCGCTTGCCTCCCGGAAGTCCGATCGATGAAGACGCACTGAGCGAACGCTTCTCGGTGTCGCGCACGCCGATCCGCGAGGCAATGCTTCAACTCATTGAGTCCGGTCTCGTCGAAAAAAGCGCCCGGCAGAGGGCGACGGTCGCAAGGCTCAATGTCCGACGCTTGCTTCAGTCTTTCGAAGCATTGTCCGAGGTGGAAGGAATGTGCGCGCGACTCGCTACGCGCCGCATGACGCAGTCAGAGCGGGACGCGCTGGTGGAGAATTACGAGCTTGGAGCCAAGGCTCTCGCGGCGGCCGACAAGGAGGAGTTCTTTCGGCTCGGCCGTCGCTTCCACGCGATCGTGATCGGCGCGACGCACAACGATGTGCTGATCGAGCTGACGAACAAGTTGGTGCTCCCGCTGGTGCCGTATCGCCGTTTTCAACTCGGCCGCGGCGAACGGCAGGACCAGACTCAGGTGGAGCACGGCGCGATCGTTGCTGCGATTCAGAACGGCAACGCCGACGAGGCGTATGAATTGATGCGCCGCCATAACACTGTCCAGGGCGACGCTTTGGCGGAGTACGTGTCTATGGACAGCGAGGTGGTTGCCTGATCCTGACCAGGCCTGCCACCTTGTCGCTCCACGTGTCGGCAAGCAACCGTCTCGGGCCAAGGGCCGGCGTGTGAAGAGACGCATGGGGGTGGCTTGGGATCCCGGTTCTTTGTGAAGGCACGGAAGGCGGAGCGGTTTGCGGACGGACAGAGGTTCGGACGCTCGCTGCGCAGGAATCCACAATGGCCGATGCAAGCGGTTCGGCCGCTCGCATCGGCCATTGTGTGTTGTTAGTACTACAGTTGCAGATCATTCTTGTCCGACGCCTGTCAAAGCGAGGTTGGCTGCAGTCGAGGGTGGCAGTGATGTTGAGGCAGGCGGTTGAGTTGGCGCCCCACCGGGCGTTCTCCGAAGTGGAGCGCTGGTCAGAGCAGTTCGAAGCGCTGGTGCAGGAGATCGGGTGGCGTTTTTCGCGCAAGGATGTTCGCCGACATGCCATGGATTATTTGCGTGGCCTGCTCGGACCGGCCGAGCGCAAGAACGGCTGGCAGTTAGCCGAAGCGGCCGGTGAGGCAAGCCCGGCGGCGATCCAGCATTTGCTCGGGCGCGCGGTGTGGAATGCCGACGCGGTCCGCGACGATCTGCGCACCTATGTGACGAGGCATCTGAAAGATCCCGAAGCGGTATTGGTCGTCGATGAGACGGGCTTTCTCAAGAAGGGGCGCCACTCGGTCGGGGTGCAGCGCCAGTACAGCGGCACGGCCGGGCGCATCGAGAACTGCCAGATCGGCGTCTTTCTCGCCTATGCCGGCGAGCACGGGCGCGCCTTCATCGACCGCGAGTTGTACCTGCCGCGCGAATGGACGGACGATGCGGCGCGCTGCGAAGCGGCCGGTGTACCCAGGGACACCGGCTTTGCCACCAAACCGCAGCTGGCCCGGCGCCTGATCGAGGGCGCCATCGAGGCGAGCACCCCTTCGCCTGGGTAGCGGGTGATGAGGTGTACGGCAATGACCGGCGCCTGCGGGTGTGGCTCGAGGAGCAGGATCGTTCCTATGTGCTGGCCATTGCCCGCACCCAGCATCTTTGGCGCGAGACTATGCGCCAGCAAAGAGCGCGGGCCATCGCGCAGGAGATTCCCGACTCAGGGTGGCAACGACTGTCGGCCGGCGATGGCGCCAAGGGGCCGCGTCTGTACGACTGGGCCTTTGTGCCGATGCTCAGTTGGATGACGTCCCAGCAGCGGGGCCTGCTGGTGCGCAGAAGCCTGGGTGAGGACCGGGAGCTGGCCTACTATGCGGTCTATGCCCCCTTCGGCACCGCGCTGCCCGAGCTGGTGCGCGTGGCCGGACGGCGCTGGGCGATCGAGGAAGGGTTCGAAGCGAGCAAACAGCTCGTGGGCCTCGACCACTATGAGGTGCGCAGTTGGACCGGATAGTACCGGCACATCACACTGGCCCTACTCGCCCACGCCTATTTGGCTGTGCTGCGCCGGGCGGCGATCGACTTCGACCTCAAAAAAAGTCCCGCCCCTCCGCGCTCCTCGCTGCAGGCGTTCAAGGCCCGGCGGGGCTGCTACCCCTGACCGTGCCCGAGATCCGGCGCCTGCTGCTTGCCCTGGTCTGGCACCGCCCGCCTCAACCGGCCGCAGCCCTCGCCTGGTCCTACTGGCGACGACGACACCAAGCCTATGCCAAGGACTGTCATTACCGCCGTGTAATTCAAGAGCATCTGCAACTGTAGTATTAGAACCTATTCCAGTAGGCCAGTGGCCCGCCAAGTGATGATGCCGCAGGCAAAGTGCAGCATGGCGAGGTAGGAGTCGGCTTTCTTCTCCCAACGTATCAACAGGCGACGATAGCGATTGAGCCAGCCGTGGGTCCGCTCGACGACCCACCGCCGCGCTCGATAGCCGAGTTCCCGGATGTCACGCTGTTCCTCGCCGCGGGCGCGGATATGGGCAGTAAATCCGAGGCCGGCTACCAGCTCCCGCACTTCGTCGTAGTCGTATCCCTTGTCCAGGCACAGGCCCTGCGGTCGTGTCATGCTCGGGGTTGGCCGTTTGACCATCAGCTTGCCCAGCGTCGCCTCGACCAGCTTCATGTCGTGGCGGTTCGCGCCATCGATTTCAATGGCCAGCGGAATGCCGCTCGCCTCGGTCAACAGACTGCGCTTGACGCCGCCTTTGCCGCGATCCGTAGGGTTGGGGCCGGTTTTTTTCCCCACCCAACGGCGCTTTGGTCATCGCCCCATCCAACGACAGCCAACTCCAGTCAATGCCCTCGAGGCGATCGTACTCGAGCAAACCCTCGTGCCAGAAGCGCCCAAAAACGCCCGCATCGCGCCATTCGGCAAACCGCCGGTACGCCGAACTGCTCGAGCAAATCCCGCTGCCGTTGAGCGCGTTCCACTGCATCCCGGTGCGCAGTACCAGCAGAATCGCATTCATCGCGATTCGGTCCGGCACCCGCGGCCGATGACAGCCCAGCGGGTGCGCTTTGCGCGCTGGCAACAACGGCTCCATCTTCGCCCACAACTCGTCCGGCAGCCGCCACCCGTCATCCTTGCAGACCAGTCCCATCGCCGTGTCCTCTCAAATCAACCCCCCGGCGATTTGGCAGTCGACCTACCGGGATAGGTTCTTAGTGGGATCCCCAGCCGCCGTCGACGATGTGAGTGATACCGGTAATGAAGTCGGCCTCACTGGAGGAGAGGAAGAGCACCATGTTGGCGATCTCCTCGGGCTTGCCCAACCGTCTGGCCGGCGTTGCCGCGCTGAAGATCTCGGTCATCTGGGGGGTGGTGTCGCCGAGAATCGGGGTCTTGATGATGCCGGGGAGATCGTGTTGACCTCGATGTTGTGCTTGGCGTATTCCATCGCCGCGTAGCGGGTCAGGGAGACGACCCCGGAGATTTAGTCAAGACTGGTGTATGACCAGATCCTGATAGAAGGGCTTGATGAGGCGGCGTGCCTCTGCTGAGAATTGAGTTGTCGAGACCAAATTTTCAGCAACCACGGAGGCGCGCCTTGAAGAAGGATACGAGTGAGCAGTCGGTTGAGCAATCGGAAGTGGGGCTGTCCCTGGAGGAGCTGATCCGGCGCGGCGCGCGGGATCTCATCGAGCGGGCGATCGAGGTGGAGGTGCAGCAGTTGTTGGCCGAGTACGAGAACGTGCGGATGCTGGGCGGGAGCCGAGCGGTGGTCAGAAATGGCTACCTGCCGGCACGCGAGGTGCTCACGGCGGTCGGCAACGTCGAGGTGCGGGTACCCAAGGTGCGTGACCGCTCGGGCGCTGGGGTGAAGTTCAATTCCGCCTTGGTGCCGCCGTATGTTCGCCGCTCGGCGCGGGTGTCGGCGGCGTTGCCGTGGCTGTACCTGAAGGGCATCTCGACGGGCGACATGCGCGAGGCGCTCACCGTGCTGCTCGGCGATGAGGCCAAGGGCCTGTCCCCCAACGTGGTGAGCCGCCTGAAGACCGAGTGGGCGAGCGACTACGCCGGCTGGATGAAGCGGGATTTGTCCGGCAGCCGCTACGTCTATTGGTGGGCCGACGGCGTGCACACCAGCCTGCGCGGCGAGGACGATGCCCGCCAGTGTCTGCTGGTCGTCATCGGCGTGCGGCTCGACGGCACCAAGGAACTGGTCACGGTCGGCGACGGGCACCGCGAATCGAAGGCGTCCTGGCTCGAGTTGCTGCGCGACCTCAAGGCTCGTGGCCTCGAAGTCGGTCCGCGCCTGGCAGTAGGCGACGGGGCGCTGGGCTTCTGGGGCGCGCTCGACGAGCTCTACCCCGAAACCCGCCGGCAGCGCTGCTGGGTGCACAAGAGCGCCAACGTGCTCAACGCGCTCAACGCGCTGCCCAAGAGCCTGCAGGCCAAGGCGAAGGCGCAGCTCCACGAGATTTGGATGGCCCCGACGCGCGCGGCCGCCGTGAGCGCCTTCGAGCGCTTCGTCGAGTGCTACCAGGCGAAGTACCCGAAGGCGGCCGACAAGCTCGTCAGGGATCGCGACGCGCTGCTCGCCTTCTACGACTTCCCGGCCGAGCACTGGATTCACCTGCGCACGACCAACCCGATCGAGTCGACCTTCGCCACCGTGCGTCACCGCACCACCCGCACGAAGAACTGCGTGTCGCGCTCGAGCTTCCTCGGTCTCGCCTTCAAGCTCGTGCAGGAAGCCGAGAAATCCTGGCGGCGGATTCGCGGCGTTGAGCGCATTGCCGAACTGATGGGCGGCGTCGTCTTCAAGGACGGCGAACCCGTGAAAGACGAAGAGCACGAACAGCAGCGGCTCGCCGCCTGATCAGCCATGCCGGATGGGTCCATACACCAGAATTGACTTTAGCTCACGACCCCGCCCTTGGATGCGGAATAGGCGCAGAGGTTGGTCAGACCGATGTGAGCGGCGAGCGAGGCGATATTTACGATCTTGCTGTCAATGCCGATTTAAAACTGACACGCTTTCCCGGCGGTTGCCGATTTAAAACTGATACACCTCTATCTCATTGACATGTGCGACGGAGCGCCCCGAAGGGAGGGCCGAAGGCCCGACCGCAGGGGCGCTCCGTCGCGCGGCCCTCAGCCGGCGACCGCCAGCGCTTGCACCATCCCGGCCTTGCGCTGGTGTTTCAGCCGGTAGCTCTCGCCGCTGATCGGCACGATGTGCGCGTGATGCAGCAACCGATCCAGCAGGGCCGCCGTGAGCGTCGCATCCTGGGCGAAGGTGCTGTCCCACTGCCCGAACGACAGATTGCTGGTCACGATCAGGCTGCCCCGCTCGTAGCGCGCCGCGATCACCTGGAAGAACAGGTTGGCCTGCTCGCGCGTCATCGGCAGGTAGCCGATCTCGTCGACGATCAACAGCCGGTAGGCGTTGATCGCCCGCTGCATCACGTTCTTGAGCTGGTTGCGCTCATGCGCCAGGACCAGCGTCAGCAGCAGGTCGGCGGCGGTGGTGAAGCGCGTCTTGATGCCGGCCTGCGTGGCGCGGTAGCCCAGCGCGATGGCCAGATGGGTCTT encodes:
- the cofE gene encoding coenzyme F420-0:L-glutamate ligase; this translates as MARQPAAMSLRALAGIPLVKPGDDLTEIILGGLAASDAELAPGDVVVLAQKIVSKAECRQVALGSVTPSAQALELAAATGKEPRLVELILRESTEVVRSCPGVIVVAHRLGMVMANAGIDQSNVDHDGVQDPGEEHALLLPLDPDDTCRQIRASLRESCGVDVAVVIIDSFGRAWRNGTVGTAIGVSGLPGLLDLRGESDLFGRALRTSELGLADEVAAAASLVMGQASEGRPVVLVRGVPYERREGSAAELIRSKHRDMFR
- the npdG gene encoding NADPH-dependent F420 reductase produces the protein MSTKKNLPVIGVLGGTGKEGGGLAFRWAHRGYPVFLGSRSAEKAIEAAAAMNKELGIDRVRGGSNREAAAAAEIAVLSVPYAAQRTTIMEVQDALKGKILVDVTVPLMPPKVNRVQLPDNGSAVEAIQKLLGADVHVVSAFQNVSAHHLKDLSHVTECDVLVCSDDPVASDEVIKLVHAVGLRGWNGGVLANSIVAEGLTSVLIALNQRYKVPSAGIRITGIPDAKVM
- the cofH gene encoding 5-amino-6-(D-ribitylamino)uracil--L-tyrosine 4-hydroxyphenyl transferase CofH, whose product is MAQAAALRDEGHGRIQTWSPKVFIPLTQLCQNVCHYCTFSRPPSRLEAVYLSPEKVLEIARTGQRAGCTEALFTLGDKPELRFAHARKELARLGHETTLGYLAEMCDLVLRETGLLPHVNAGVMDGNGIAALRRVSVSQGLMLESLSDRLCQRGAPHYGSPDKVPAVRLETIRHAGELAVPFTSGILIGIGETREERIDSLLALQVLHRQYGHIQEIIIQNFRAKSGTLMANSREPDLDDLLWTIAAARIIFGPEMNIQAPPNLSPATFPALISAGINDWGGVSPVTPDHVNPEAPWPGIERLRQATASQGKLLARRLPIYPEYVRETARWQDASVAHHVLQLSDACGYARDDAWAPGTTAAVPPTPAANLPADARIESIIRRAMDGQGLDEDEIVTLFHARDVDFQRVCSAADELRQWVNGDIVTYAVNRNINYTNICSYKCGFCAFSKGNTDEALRGAPYDLDHSEVVRRTQEAWARGATEVCMQGGIHPHYTGDTYLALCRAVKKAVPDMHIHAFSPLEIAQGAATLGLTVAGYLMRLRAEGLSTLPGTAAEVLDDEVRAVLCPDKLTTTEWLEIMRTAHSVGLKTTATIMFGHVDMPRHWARHLLHIRSLQEKTGGFTEFVPLPFVHMEAPIALKGRTRRGPTFREVLLMHAVARLSLYPLVTNIQTSWCKLGHEGVRAALRAGANDLGGTLMNESISRAAGTQHGQEMPPKVMEALIRSVGRIPRQRDTLYQAVTEEIHQRGLEAAPLAPLILTPAKRKSQGRCEETVVG
- a CDS encoding pyridoxamine 5'-phosphate oxidase family protein, giving the protein MTDSATEQQAPTPVFDPVKLETVNAGKDYPMEPEEFKKLFEHNCYCEMAHINKNGFPIVTPMFYVVRNGEIWVSSIRKHRHKVMDLENNPKVSVCIHNDGANLRHQKAILVIGHAEVSTDDPIMREIHWAILDKYWSEVKGEEQRQVAFDAIHTPLRAVIRIVPDKTLNWDFGKMINAYTPGVWFREAYDMSAKFI
- a CDS encoding GntR family transcriptional regulator, with product MRKTTKVTHAEMVRMAIEQDIFSGRLPPGSPIDEDALSERFSVSRTPIREAMLQLIESGLVEKSARQRATVARLNVRRLLQSFEALSEVEGMCARLATRRMTQSERDALVENYELGAKALAAADKEEFFRLGRRFHAIVIGATHNDVLIELTNKLVLPLVPYRRFQLGRGERQDQTQVEHGAIVAAIQNGNADEAYELMRRHNTVQGDALAEYVSMDSEVVA
- a CDS encoding IS5-like element ISAzo38 family transposase (programmed frameshift), which produces MGLVCKDDGWRLPDELWAKMEPLLPARKAHPLGCHRPRVPDRIAMNAILLVLRTGMQWNALNGSGICSSSSAYRRFAEWRDAGVFGRFWHEGLLEYDRLEGIDWSWLSLDGAMTKAPLGGEKTGPNPTDRGKGGVKRSLLTEASGIPLAIEIDGANRHDMKLVEATLGKLMVKRPTPSMTRPQGLCLDKGYDYDEVRELVAGLGFTAHIRARGEEQRDIRELGYRARRWVVERTHGWLNRYRRLLIRWEKKADSYLAMLHFACGIITWRATGLLE
- a CDS encoding IS256-like element ISAzo34 family transposase, which translates into the protein MKKDTSEQSVEQSEVGLSLEELIRRGARDLIERAIEVEVQQLLAEYENVRMLGGSRAVVRNGYLPAREVLTAVGNVEVRVPKVRDRSGAGVKFNSALVPPYVRRSARVSAALPWLYLKGISTGDMREALTVLLGDEAKGLSPNVVSRLKTEWASDYAGWMKRDLSGSRYVYWWADGVHTSLRGEDDARQCLLVVIGVRLDGTKELVTVGDGHRESKASWLELLRDLKARGLEVGPRLAVGDGALGFWGALDELYPETRRQRCWVHKSANVLNALNALPKSLQAKAKAQLHEIWMAPTRAAAVSAFERFVECYQAKYPKAADKLVRDRDALLAFYDFPAEHWIHLRTTNPIESTFATVRHRTTRTKNCVSRSSFLGLAFKLVQEAEKSWRRIRGVERIAELMGGVVFKDGEPVKDEEHEQQRLAA
- a CDS encoding SDR family NAD(P)-dependent oxidoreductase; this encodes MGIDSKIVNIASLAAHIGLTNLCAYSASKGGVVS
- the istB gene encoding IS21-like element ISAzo17 family helper ATPase IstB produces the protein MNLQYERIQALCQTLSLPLTAQGYAAAAQQAATDQLAYSDFLEQLLRAEAAGRQSRKQSMLTRLAGFPAIKTLEDFDYGFASGLKRSQIEELASLAFVERAENVVLVGPSGVGKTHLAIALGYRATQAGIKTRFTTAADLLLTLVLAHERNQLKNVMQRAINAYRLLIVDEIGYLPMTREQANLFFQVIAARYERGSLIVTSNLSFGQWDSTFAQDATLTAALLDRLLHHAHIVPISGESYRLKHQRKAGMVQALAVAG